The segment CCTCGGGGTCGAAGGCGATCAGGTCGTCCAGGCTCACCCGGGGCAGGTAGCTGGCGTCCAGGCCAGCGGCCTTGAGCAGCTTTTCCGCGTGACGGGCGACTTCTTCGGCGGTGCCGTACACCGAGCCGGACAGGATGGCGACTTTCATGGGGACTCCGAACAGAGGGGCGAAATGCCTCGCATTATGCCGCAACTGGCGAGGTCCGCAGGATGCCGTAGACTGCTTCCGATCAGATCGACAGAGCCAGGAACATGATCAACGCCAAGCTGCTGCAACTGGTAATAGACGCGTCCAACGACGGTATCGTGGTCGCCGAGCAAGAGGGTGAAGACAACATCCTGATCTACGTCAATGCCGCCTTCGAGCGCCTCACCGGCTACGCTCGCGATGAAATCCTCTACCAGGACTGCCGGTTCCTCCAGGGCAAGGACCGCAATCAGCTGGGCATCCCCGCCATCCGCCAGGCCATCCGCAATGGCCAGCCGTGCCGGCAGATCCTGCGCAACTACCGCAAGGACGGCAGCGCCTTCTGGAACGAGCTGTCCATCACCCCGGTATTCAACGAGTCGGACCAGCTCACCTATTTCATCGGCATCCAGAAAGACGTTACCGAGCAGGTGGAAGCCCGCCAGCGGGTGCGCGAACTGGAAGAAGAAGTGGCTGGGCTCAAGGCAGAACTGGCGGAACTCAAGAGGTAGGATCGCGCGGGGCTCGCCAAGCGCTTTGATTGGATCTTTCGCGAGCAGAACTCGCTCCGGCAACGGGACAACGGCCGGTTCAGGTATCCAGATGCCCGGCCAGGAACTGCCGAAGGCGGCGCTGCATCAGTCGCCCCTCGCTGCCGAGGCAGGCCACGGGGGTGCCGTCCAGTTCCTCACTCATCAGATCGGCGGTTTCGCCGGCCAGTGCCATGGGGCAGTCCAGCCCCAGGGCCAGGCGGTTGAGCTGTTGGCCGAGGTCGTCGGCCGGCGGCTGGTTGGAGAACAGCACCAGCGCCTGGGGTTGCAGCTTGCCGCACACCAGCGCCAGTTCCGCTAGTGGCTGACCCAGGCCGAGCACGTTCACCACCACCTCGCCGCTGCCCAGCAACAGGCCGGCCACCAGCAACTCCAGCTCGCGCCCCTGCCCCGGCAAGGGGGCCAGCAGCACCCGCTGCTGCTGGTTATTGCGCGACAGTTGCAGGCGCTGCAGGACGCGGGCGCGCAGGAAGCTGTCGAAGAACACCCATTCGCTGCCGCGACCGAACTCGTCCTGGCGCAACAGCAGCGACTGCCAGACCGGCATCAGCACATCGGCGAACGCCACGTGCAGTGGATAAGTGGAAAACACCTGGCCATAGACCCGCTCCAGCTCGGCCTCGTCCAGGGTGGAGACGGCGTTGCGCACCTGGGTTCGGCGCTCGTTCCATTCCCCCGAAGCCGCATCCTGGTGGATCGGTGTCACCGGCAGCCTGGCGGCATTGCTACGGGCCAGCAGCTTGCCCACCTTGCTCACCGAAACGCCGCGCTCGATCCAGGCGAGGATGCTGCGCACCGCCTCGACATCCGCCAGGGAATACAGGCGGTGGCCGCTTTCGGTACGGGTCGGCTGGATCAGTCCGTAACGCCGTTCCCAGGCTCGCAGGGTGACCGGATTGACCCCGGTCAGGCGCGAAACCTCCCGGATCGGGAAGAGTTCTTCCTGTTTCGGGGCGGCCGAGGCGATGGATGCACCGGAGTCGGTCATGGCGTGGAAATCGTCAGTGGGAGGATTCACGCAGTTTAAACCTTGTTGCGGGGATTCCAATCGACCACAGGCCACGGCAGGCGCGGGGACGACCCGCCGGTCATCCTTCCCGCTGGCGCTTTGGCGAAAAACCGGAATAATCCTTGCCTCTTTTTCAGCGCAGCCCACCACCCCGGCGCTGCGTGACGTGCCCCGGCCCTATCCGGGCGGGCACTCGGTTGCAAGGAGATACACGATGTCTGCCGATCCCGTCACCCTGATGGTGGCCCGCCGCGTCGCCCGCGAGCGCTACCACGACTTCATGGCCTGGCTGCGCGAAGGCGAGCAACTGGCCGCCGACTTCCCCGGATACCTCGGCTCTGGCGTGCTGGCACCGCCTCCGGATGACGACGAGTTCCAGATGATCTTCCGTTTCACCGACGAGCCGACCCTGGCCGCCTGGGAGCACTCCGCTTCGCGCCGCGCCTGGCTGGAGCGTGGCGCCGGACTGTTCGAGCAGCCCCATGAGCATCGCGCCCTCGGCCTGGATGCCTGGTTCGGCAAGGCCGAGCAGCGGCCGCCGCGCTGGAAGCAGAGCGTGGCCATCTGGCTGGCCTTCTTTCCCGTGTCCCTGGCCTTCAACCTGCTGTTCGGCGGCTGGCTGGGCGACCTGCCGCTGGCCCTGCGGATATTCCTCAGCACCCTGGCGCTGACGCCGCTGATGACTTATTGGTTCATCCCGCTTTCCACTCGCCTGCTGGCACCATGGCTGCAGTCGAGCCGCCCCGCCCCGGTCCGCGGCGCAACGGCGGTGCAACCCCGCTGAGGCCGGCCCCGGCAATTTGTACAAGCCCCACCCCTGGTATAACTTGGTGCAGATCAGGCCGTCTGCACCACCTTCCGGCCATCGCCCTCAGTACCTCCTGCTTCGAGGCGTCAATGAGCCGACCCGCTCCCATCCTCATCACCGGCGCCAGCCAGCGCGTCGGCCTCTACTGTGCCGAACGTCTGCTGGACGAAGGCCAGCCGGTGATCATCAGCTACCGCACCGAACGCGACGGCGTGAGGCACCTGCGCGAACGCGGCGCCACGGCGCTCGCTGCGGACTTTTCCAGCGAAGCCGGCATCCTCGCCTTCATCGATGAGCTCAAGGGCTGCACCGACAGCCTGCGCGCCATCGTCCACAATGCGTCGGACTGGCTGACGGAAACGCCCGGCCACGAGGCCGACGCCTTCCAGCGCATGTTCAGCGTGCACATGCTGGCGCCCTACCTGATCAACCTGCATTGCGAGGAACTGCTGCGCCGCAGCAGCCCCGCGGACATCATCCACCTGAGCGACGATGTGGCGCGCCGGGGCAGCGAGAAGCGCATCGCCTACTGCGCCAGCAAGGCCGGGCTGGACAACCTCACACTGTCCTTCGCCGCCCGCTTCGCGCCAGACATCAAGGTCAACGGCATCGCCCCGGCACTGGTGATGTTCAATGCCGAAGACGATGACGCCTACCGCAAGAAGACCCTGGCCAAGTCGGCACTGGGCATCGAGCCCGGTCCGCAGGTGGTCTACCAGGCCCTGCGCTACCTCCTGGACAATTCCTACGTCACCGGAACGACCCTGACACTCAACGGCGGCCGCCACCTCAAGTAGGCGCCGCGAGGACTGCCACCATGAGCGATGAACTGGACCTGTATTACCGGGAAATCCTGCGGGGGCTGGGGGAAGACCCAGACCGAGAAGGTCTGCGCGAAACCCCCAAGCGCGCCGCCAAGGCCATGCGCTACCTGTGCCACGGCTACGAGCAGAACCTGGACGAGCTCGTCAACGGCGCCCTCTTCGCCTCGGACAACGACGAGATGGTGACCGTGAAGGACATCGAGCTCTATTCCCTCTGCGAACACCATCTCCTGCCCTTCATCGGCAAGGCCCATGTGGCGTACATTCCCACCGGCAAAGTGCTGGGGCTGTCGAAGGTCGCCCGCATCGTCGACATGTTCGCGCGACGGCTGCAGATCCAGGAGAACCTCACCCGCCAGGTCGCCGATGCGGTGCAGCGGGTGACGGGCGCCGCCGGCGTGGCGGTGGTGATCGAAGCCCAGCACATGTGCATGATGATGCGCGGCGTGGAAAAGCAGAATTCGGTGATGAGCACCTCGGTGATGCTCGGAGCCTTCAGGGAATCCCAGAACACCCGCCACGAATTCCTGAAATTGATCGGACGGAGTAACTAGAGAATGCCGAGACTGGAGCCCGGAATGGCGCGAATCCGCGTCAAGGACCTGCGCCTGCGCACCTTCATCGGAATCAAGGAGGAAGAAATCCTCAACAAGCAGGATGTGCTGATCAACCTCACCATCCTCTACCCGGCCACCGAGGCCGTACGCGACAACGACATCGACCACGCGCTGAACTACCGCACCATCACCAAGGCGATCATCCGCCACGTCGAAGAGAACCGCTTCGCCCTGCTGGAACGCCTGACCCAGGAAATCCTCGACCTGGTGATGGCCAACCCCAGCGTGCGCTACGCCGAGGTGGAGGTGGACAAGCCACACGCGCTGCGCTTCGCCGAATCGGTGTCGATCACACTTGCCAGCCATCGCGAGTAACAGGCCCGGTTCGTCGCGGACCTGTTCAGAGCCGATTGCCGGGGCCAAGGAGGGCTCCTATCATCCCCGCCAGTCCCTCCCGAAAGCCCCAGGAGAATCCTGCCATGACCGAGCAAGAACGCCTTGAACTCGAGGCCGCAGCCTTCCGCAGTCTGGTGCAACACCTGCGTAGCCGCCCCGATGTGCAGAACATCGACCTGATGAACCTCGCCGGCTTCTGCCGCAACTGCCTGTCGAAGTGGTACAAGGCCGCCGCCGACGACCTGGGCCTGGAAGTGACGCCAGACCAGGCCCGCGAAGAGATCTACGGCATGCCCTACGCCGACTGGAAGGCCAAGTACCAGAAAGAAGCCAGCGCCGGGCAACAATCGGCCTTCAACAAAGCGAACAAAGAATGAGCAACCTGAACGACTTCCGCGCCCGCCTGCACAGCGACCAGTTCCTCTTCGCCGAGACCCTGGCCTTCATCGCCGAAGGCTACGACTACCAGCAGAGCGCCTTTGCCAACGGCCCGGTGGAAAACGCCGCCGGCCAGAACGAAGGCTCCTGCAAGACCCTCGGCCTGGCCTTGCTGGAAGGCTTCAGCCTGGAAGAAACCCTGCTGGCCTTCGGTGAGCATTACCGCTCCGTGCTGGCCACGCCGGATGGCAACGACCACGGCAACATCCGCGCCCTGATGAGCACGGGCCTGGCCGGCGTTCGCTTCGAGCGCCCGCCGCTACAACGCAAGGCCTGACCCCATCCAACCGCCCCGTCCGGGGCGGTTTTCTTACGCTTTGGCTTCCGCATTCTGTCGGCAATGGCTGACAGTATTCTTCTGCAAAACGCGTAGGATTCTCATCTGTTATGGATGTTTGGCCTGATCGTTCCCACACGATTGCCCAGCGACAACACCTCTTGCGGAGCGCATGGATGCAGCAAACCCTCGTATGGAAGCCCCTGACGACGTCCGGCGTGGAAAGCCTGCATCTTTCCATGGATGAACAGGGCATCCATGCCAGCAGCCATCTGGTGCAGAACCGCAACGGCCAGAGCATCGCCGCCACCTACGTGCTGGACAGCGACCCGCGCTGGCGCTTCCGCCATCTCTGGCTGAAGGTGGAAAACCAGGGCTCGCGCAGCCTGCGCCTTGACCGTGACATCCGCGGACGCTGGCTGCTTGACGGCCAGCGCCGCCACGACCTCGACCAGTGCCAGCTGGTGATGCTCTCCGCCACGCCCTTCACCCACACGCCGGCCCTGCAACGCTGCGGCCTGGACACAGGCCAGAGCGAGCAATTGCAGGTCGCCTACATCGACCTGCCGAGCCTGCGGGTGGAAGCCCGTCAATTGCGCTACCACTGCCTGCGCCAGCAAGCCCAGAACAGCCTCTATCGCTGCGAGGCGGAAGGCCGCAAGGCAATCGAACTGACCGTGGACCGCCAGTCCCTGCTGCTGGAAGCCCAAGGCCTCTACCAGCGTATGAGCGCGCGAACGCTGTCGTTGAATACCTGGGTCTGATCCGCAGCGGGGCGACACCCGCCCCTGCCTGTAGGGGCGAATTCATTCGCCAAGCAGGCCGAAGGACTGCCACGCGGCCCCCATCCCTCTCCCCCAGCCCCCGCCCTGCGCCCCGGCCCGATCGCTGCGCGCTCAGGCGTTCATCGGCACCGGAAGCGATGCTTCCAACTGCGTGCCGCTTCACCCCAGAGGGCGAGGGGTGACTCGCGTCGGCCCGGCCCAAGCCCTCCTGAAGCGCTTGTGTAGCCTGGCGCCAAGCAAGCTTGGTTTGCCCTACGCAAAAGAAAAAGCCCCGCATCGGCGGGGCTTTTCCTCATCAGGCTGAACTCATTGCGCGTCGAGATAACGCTCGACGTCCAGGGCAGCCATGCAACCCGCACCGGCCGAGGTAATGGCCTGGCGGTAGACGTGGTCGGCCACGTCGCCGGCGGCGAACACGCCGGGAATGTTGGTGGCGGTGGCGTTGCCGTCACGGCCGCCGTTGACGACCAGGTAGCCGTCCTTGAGCGCCAGCTGGCCTTCGAACAGCGAGGTGTTCGGGGTGTGGCCGATGGCGACGAACAGGCCGTCCACCTTCAGCTCGTCGCTGCCGCCGTCATTGCGCTTCAGGCGCACGCCGGTGACGCCCATGTCATCGCCCAGCACTTCGTCCACTTCCGCGTTCAGCTTGAGGACGATCTTGCCTTCGGCGACCCGCGCCATCAGCTTGTCCTGAAGGATCTTCTCGGCGCGGAAGGTCTCGCGGCGGTGCACCAGGGTCACCTTGCTGGCGATGTTGGCCAGGTACAGCGCCTCCTCCACGGCGGTGTTGCCGCCACCGACCACCGCCACTTCACGGTTGCGGTAGAAGAAGCCGTCGCAGGTGGCGCAGGCGGAAACGCCCTTGCCCATGAACGCCTCTTCCGAAGGCAGCCCCAGGTAACGGGCGCTGGCGCCGGTGGCGATGATCAGCGCGTCGCAGGTGTAGGTGCCGCTGTCACCCACCAGGGTGAACGGCTTGCCGGCCAGATCCACGGCATTGATGTGGTCGAAGACGATCTCGGTCTCGAAACGCTCGGCGTGTTCCTGCATGCGCTGCATCAGCGCCGGGCCGGTGAGGCCGTGGGGGTCGCCGGGCCAGTTGTCGACTTCGGTGGTGGTGGTCAGCTGTCCGCCCGCCTGCATGCCGGTGATCAGCAGCGGCTTGAGGTTGGCGCGGGCGGCATAGACAGCCGCGGCGTAACCGGCAGGGCCGGAACCGAGGATGATGACCCGCGAATGACGTGCTTCGGACATGGCTGACTCCCGCCCCTTGGGGCATAAAAAGGGGCCACTGCGGCACTTGGGGAAGGCGTTGGATGCAGTGGCCCCGTTGAACAGGGGCTGGCCGTTTCCGACTGGCCAGCAATGGTCGCAAGGTTACCGGGCGGCATTCTATAGCGGAAATACCCGCTCTCAATCCCGGCCATAGGTGACACCTATTTGCATAACCGCGATCAAATTTGTTCCGAGCCTTTTCCAGGCTTTCCACGCCGCCGGCAAAGCCGTTAAGGTCGGCGCGTTTGCAACCTCGAGGGACCACCATGCCTGCACCCGCACTTTCCGGACCGCAGTACCTCGGCGAAGGACTGAAACTGGTCCTCAGCCCCGGACTGCGCCTGTTCGTCCTGCTGCCGCTGACCGTCAACCTGCTGCTGTTCGCCGCCCTTATCGGTTTCGCCGTGCAGGAATTCAGCGGCTGGGTCGACGCCTTCATGCCCAGCCTCCCCGAATGGCTGAGCTTCCTCCAGTACCTGCTCTGGCCGCTCTTCGTGCTGCTGGTCCTGGTGCTGGTGTTCTTCAGCTTCACCATGCTGGCCAACATCATCGCCGCGCCGTTCAACGGCTTCCTCGCGGAAAAGGTGGAAGTGGTGGTACGCGGCAAGGACGAGTTCCCGGCTTTCAGTTGGGCCGAACTGATGGCGATGATCCCTCGCACCCTTGGCCGCGAGTTGCGCAAGCTGGCCTATTTCCTGCCACGGGCCGGCGCCCTGCTGATCCTCTCCTTCATCCCCGTCGTCAACCTGGTGGCCGCGCCGCTGTGGATCGTGTTCGGCGTCTGGATGATGGCGGTTCAGTACATCGACTACCCGGCGGACAACCACAAGCTGGGCTGGAACGAGATGCTCGCCTGGCTGCGCGAAAAGCGCTGGCAGAGCCTGGGTTTTGGCGGCATCACCTACCTGGCGCTGATGATTCCCTTCGTCAACATCCTGATGATGCCCGCCGCCGTGGCCGGCGCGACCCTGTTCTGGGTGCGCGAGGGTGGCGACAGGCACCTCGTCCCCGAGGCCTGAGTCACCGTTCGGGGCCTCGTCACACAGGCGTCATCTCCTCGTCACACGGGCTACACGGCCCGTGTCGACACTGGCGTCATGACCATAGCGCCCCTGTACATCTCGCTGATCAGCGAAACCTTCCTGCCGGAAGTCAATGGCGTGGCCAATACCCTTGGCCGCCTCTGTGACGGGCTGCGCGCCGCCGGCCACAAGCTGCAACTGGTGCGCCCACGCCAGTCCTGCGACCAGGGCCGCAGGAGCGACGACGACCTGATGCTGATCCGCGGCTGGCCACTGCCGGGCTACCCCGGCCTGCAATGGGGCCAGTCCTGCCTGCACAAGCTGTTGCGC is part of the Pseudomonas lalkuanensis genome and harbors:
- a CDS encoding MerR family transcriptional regulator; the protein is MTDSGASIASAAPKQEELFPIREVSRLTGVNPVTLRAWERRYGLIQPTRTESGHRLYSLADVEAVRSILAWIERGVSVSKVGKLLARSNAARLPVTPIHQDAASGEWNERRTQVRNAVSTLDEAELERVYGQVFSTYPLHVAFADVLMPVWQSLLLRQDEFGRGSEWVFFDSFLRARVLQRLQLSRNNQQQRVLLAPLPGQGRELELLVAGLLLGSGEVVVNVLGLGQPLAELALVCGKLQPQALVLFSNQPPADDLGQQLNRLALGLDCPMALAGETADLMSEELDGTPVACLGSEGRLMQRRLRQFLAGHLDT
- a CDS encoding DUF1244 domain-containing protein, giving the protein MTEQERLELEAAAFRSLVQHLRSRPDVQNIDLMNLAGFCRNCLSKWYKAAADDLGLEVTPDQAREEIYGMPYADWKAKYQKEASAGQQSAFNKANKE
- a CDS encoding putative glycolipid-binding domain-containing protein, with protein sequence MQQTLVWKPLTTSGVESLHLSMDEQGIHASSHLVQNRNGQSIAATYVLDSDPRWRFRHLWLKVENQGSRSLRLDRDIRGRWLLDGQRRHDLDQCQLVMLSATPFTHTPALQRCGLDTGQSEQLQVAYIDLPSLRVEARQLRYHCLRQQAQNSLYRCEAEGRKAIELTVDRQSLLLEAQGLYQRMSARTLSLNTWV
- a CDS encoding PAS domain-containing protein, with amino-acid sequence MINAKLLQLVIDASNDGIVVAEQEGEDNILIYVNAAFERLTGYARDEILYQDCRFLQGKDRNQLGIPAIRQAIRNGQPCRQILRNYRKDGSAFWNELSITPVFNESDQLTYFIGIQKDVTEQVEARQRVRELEEEVAGLKAELAELKR
- the folX gene encoding dihydroneopterin triphosphate 2'-epimerase, translating into MPRLEPGMARIRVKDLRLRTFIGIKEEEILNKQDVLINLTILYPATEAVRDNDIDHALNYRTITKAIIRHVEENRFALLERLTQEILDLVMANPSVRYAEVEVDKPHALRFAESVSITLASHRE
- a CDS encoding HopJ type III effector protein → MSNLNDFRARLHSDQFLFAETLAFIAEGYDYQQSAFANGPVENAAGQNEGSCKTLGLALLEGFSLEETLLAFGEHYRSVLATPDGNDHGNIRALMSTGLAGVRFERPPLQRKA
- the trxB gene encoding thioredoxin-disulfide reductase yields the protein MSEARHSRVIILGSGPAGYAAAVYAARANLKPLLITGMQAGGQLTTTTEVDNWPGDPHGLTGPALMQRMQEHAERFETEIVFDHINAVDLAGKPFTLVGDSGTYTCDALIIATGASARYLGLPSEEAFMGKGVSACATCDGFFYRNREVAVVGGGNTAVEEALYLANIASKVTLVHRRETFRAEKILQDKLMARVAEGKIVLKLNAEVDEVLGDDMGVTGVRLKRNDGGSDELKVDGLFVAIGHTPNTSLFEGQLALKDGYLVVNGGRDGNATATNIPGVFAAGDVADHVYRQAITSAGAGCMAALDVERYLDAQ
- a CDS encoding antibiotic biosynthesis monooxygenase — protein: MSADPVTLMVARRVARERYHDFMAWLREGEQLAADFPGYLGSGVLAPPPDDDEFQMIFRFTDEPTLAAWEHSASRRAWLERGAGLFEQPHEHRALGLDAWFGKAEQRPPRWKQSVAIWLAFFPVSLAFNLLFGGWLGDLPLALRIFLSTLALTPLMTYWFIPLSTRLLAPWLQSSRPAPVRGATAVQPR
- the folE gene encoding GTP cyclohydrolase I FolE, encoding MSDELDLYYREILRGLGEDPDREGLRETPKRAAKAMRYLCHGYEQNLDELVNGALFASDNDEMVTVKDIELYSLCEHHLLPFIGKAHVAYIPTGKVLGLSKVARIVDMFARRLQIQENLTRQVADAVQRVTGAAGVAVVIEAQHMCMMMRGVEKQNSVMSTSVMLGAFRESQNTRHEFLKLIGRSN
- the cysZ gene encoding sulfate transporter CysZ, coding for MPAPALSGPQYLGEGLKLVLSPGLRLFVLLPLTVNLLLFAALIGFAVQEFSGWVDAFMPSLPEWLSFLQYLLWPLFVLLVLVLVFFSFTMLANIIAAPFNGFLAEKVEVVVRGKDEFPAFSWAELMAMIPRTLGRELRKLAYFLPRAGALLILSFIPVVNLVAAPLWIVFGVWMMAVQYIDYPADNHKLGWNEMLAWLREKRWQSLGFGGITYLALMIPFVNILMMPAAVAGATLFWVREGGDRHLVPEA
- the folM gene encoding dihydromonapterin reductase is translated as MSRPAPILITGASQRVGLYCAERLLDEGQPVIISYRTERDGVRHLRERGATALAADFSSEAGILAFIDELKGCTDSLRAIVHNASDWLTETPGHEADAFQRMFSVHMLAPYLINLHCEELLRRSSPADIIHLSDDVARRGSEKRIAYCASKAGLDNLTLSFAARFAPDIKVNGIAPALVMFNAEDDDAYRKKTLAKSALGIEPGPQVVYQALRYLLDNSYVTGTTLTLNGGRHLK